Proteins encoded within one genomic window of Columba livia isolate bColLiv1 breed racing homer chromosome 1, bColLiv1.pat.W.v2, whole genome shotgun sequence:
- the C1R gene encoding complement C1r subcomponent, with the protein MEMHVPFLLWAFLFWGVISSSPVPRKLFGEIRSPGYPKPYPNNNISIWDIHVPRGYVVKLTFRYFDLEPSESCFYDYVKIKADKKNLGRYCGQLGSITGNHPGRKKFVSKGNRMHLAFHSDFSNEDNGTVIPYRGFLAYYQAVDLDECDPNNAAEEDERPRCQHVCHNYVGGYFCSCRAGYQLQSDLHSCKVECSSELFTEASGYLSSPEYPQPYPEDLQCNYSIRLQKGLSISLKFLEPFEIDDHQQVRCPYDQLKIQAHGREIGEFCGKESPGSIETNSNEVDILFLTDESGFSRGWKIHYTSKKMRCPQPVPRDQFTIIRDPQPVYQFQDYFIVSCKTGYNLMEGNRKLPSFTAVCQADGTWHQSMPRCEIVNCGNPTDLTNGAFSYVNKPANNSYLSVITYQCNEPYYHIVTGTGGDRFTCSSEGTWVDGDGQVKIPACLPVCGKPVSPVTEVQRILGGKSARTGSFPWQALTHIHGRGGGALLGDRWILTAAHTILPKETARNNVSLDQLAEEADIFLGHTKVEELHKMGNHPVRRIFIHPDYNPNDEHNFNGDIALLELKHPVTLGPMVLPICLPDTSNNTFYADGHMGYVSGFGVEKNFISNNLKYVSLPAVAREKCQSWLDSKKRDIPIVFSENMFCAGFLTVKRDTCQGDSGSVFTVLDSESGRWVAIGIVSWGIGCAEGYGFYTKILNYVDWIKGIVREDSRSMLLSY; encoded by the exons ATGGAAAT GCAcgttccttttctcctgtgggCCTTCCTCTTTTGGGGAGTGATCAGTTCCAGTCCAGTGCCAAGAAAGCTTTTTGGGGAGATCAGATCTCCTGGCTATCCCAAGCCATATCCCAACAATAACATCAGCATCTGGGATATCCATGTTCCAAGAGGCTATGTGGTAAAGCTGACCTTCAGATATTTTGACCTGGAGCCATCTGAGTCCTGCTTCTATGACTATGTTAAG ATCAAAGCAGACAAGAAGAACTTGGGCCGATACTGTGGCCAGCTTGGGTCAATCACAGGCAATCAcccaggaagaaagaagtttgtaTCTAAGGGGAACAGAATGCACTTGGCGTTTCATTCTGATTTCTCCAACGAAGACAATGGCACAGTGATTCCCTATAGGGGCTTCCTGGCCTATTACCAAGCTGTGG ATCTTGATGAATGTGACCCTAACAATGCTGCTGAGGAAGACGAAAGGCCTCGGTGCCAACATGTCTGCCACAACTATGTGGGTGGCTACTTCTGTTCTTGCCGGGCTGGCTACCAGCTTCAGAGTGACCTCCACTCCTGCAAAG TGGAGTGCAGCAGTGAGTTGTTCACAGAGGCATCTGGGTACCTAAGCAGCCCCGAGTATCCCCAGCCCTATCCTGAAGACCTCCAGTGTAACTACAGCATCCGTCTGCAAAAGGGCCTGTCTATCTCCCTGAAGTTCTTGGAACCCTTTGAGATTGATGATCACCAGCAAGTCCGCTGCCCTTATGATCAGCTTAAG ATCCAAGCACATGGGAGAGAGATTGGTGAATTCTGTGGCAAGGAGTCACCTGGCAGCATTGAAACCAACAGCAATGAGGTGGACATCCTCTTCCTCACCGATGAGTCAGGGTTCAGCCGTGGCTGGAAGATCCACTACACCTCGAAGA AAATGCGGTGCCCGCAGCCTGTCCCACGAGATCAGTTTACCATCATCAGAGACCCGCAACCTGTGTATCAATTTCAGGACTATTTCATTGTCAGCTGCAAGACTGGGTATAACCTGATGGAG GGCAACCGAAAACTGCCGTCCTTCACAGCTGTTTGCCAGGCTGATGGCACATGGCATCAATCCATGCCCCGCTGTGAAA ttGTGAACTGTGGCAACCCTACAGACCTGACCAATGGGGCATTCAGCTATGTTAACAAACCTGCAAACAACAGCTACCTGTCAGTGATCACGTACCAATGCAATGAACCATATTATCACATTGTCACTGGAACAGGTGGTG ACAGATTCACCTGCTCTTCTGAGGGAACCTGGGTGGATGGAGATGGCCAGGTGAAAATTCCTGCCTGCTTGCCAG TGTGTGGGAAGCCGGTCAGTCCCGTCACTGAAGTCCAGCGGATCTTGGGTGGCAAGTCAGCAAGGACAGGCAGTTTCCCTTGGCAGGCTCTGACTCACATCCATGGACGAGGGGGTGGTGCGCTCCTAGGTGACCGCTGGATCCTGACTGCTGCCCACACCATATTACCCAAAGAGACAGCCAGGAACAATGTAAGCCTGGACCAGCTAGCAGAGGAGGCTGACATTTTCCTTGGTCACACCAAGGTAGAAGAGCTTCACAAGATGGGTAACCACCCTGTACGTAGGATCTTTATCCATCCAGACTACAATCCTAACGATGAGCACAACTTCAATGGGGACATAGCCCTGCTGGAGCTGAAACATCCTGTAACCCTGGGCCCTATGGTACTGCCCATCTGTCTGCCAGATACTAGCAACAATACTTTCTATGCAGATGGGCACATGGGCTATGTGAGCGGCTTTGGTGTGGAAAAaaactttatttcaaataatttgaagTATGTAAGCCTACCAGCAGTTGCTCGAGAGAAGTGTCAAAGTTGGCTGGACAGTAAGAAGAGAGATATACCTATAGTTTTCTCCGAGAACATGTTCTGTGCTGGTTTCCTCACAGTCAAACGGGATACCTGCCAGGGGGATAGTGGAAGTGTCTTCACAGTGTTAGACTCAGAAAGTGGTCGCTGGGTGGCTATCGGTATTGTTTCTTGGGGTATCGGCTGTGCTGAAGGTTATGGCTTCTACACCAAGATCCTCAACTATGTGGACTGGATCAAAGGGATAGTACGGGAGGATAGCCGCTCAATGTTGCTGTCCTACTAG